A window of Sphingobacterium sp. SRCM116780 contains these coding sequences:
- a CDS encoding tRNA-binding protein has protein sequence MEEISWTDFEKVDLRVGTILQVEDFPKARKPAYQLTIDFGVTLGIKQSSAQIVVHYTKEQLIGRQVVAVINFPRKQIANFFSECLVTGFADENGDIILTTVEKKVPNGAKLI, from the coding sequence ATGGAAGAAATATCTTGGACTGATTTTGAAAAAGTAGACTTACGTGTTGGTACAATCCTTCAGGTAGAGGATTTTCCAAAAGCGAGAAAACCAGCTTATCAGTTAACGATCGACTTTGGTGTTACTTTGGGTATTAAACAAAGCAGTGCTCAAATAGTAGTACATTATACAAAAGAACAGTTGATTGGAAGGCAAGTTGTAGCAGTAATAAATTTCCCAAGAAAGCAAATTGCGAATTTCTTTTCAGAATGTTTAGTTACTGGATTTGCGGATGAGAATGGGGACATTATTTTGACAACTGTAGAAAAGAAAGTACCGAACGGTGCGAAATTAATTTAA
- a CDS encoding S8 family serine peptidase: protein MNLKRLLYLFAIGLIPTVGHAQVHENIPANWFNLDFEQDSVLGISTEKTYQTLLKDKKSTPVIVAVLDGGVDVNHEDLKRVLWVNVKDSISNGKDNDKNGFINDKYGWNFIGNAKGENVHFDNLELTRLIRKNESKYAEVRASTTMTDKEKRDYNAYLKMVEVYNTKLDEARYGSLNYVGLKDNIDNLVKEINKDKSEITTADFDKLNPMGSRQKIAIRIAKEEIEKAGGFQKFYNDLKEGADYFGNQVAYHLNKEYDSRSIIGDNYDDASEYHYGNSDVTGPDALHGTHVAGIIAADRSNSIGIKGVADNVKILSVRLVPDGDERDKDVANGIRYAVDNGAKVINMSFGKGYAYNKPTVDAAVKYAMSKDVLLVHAAGNDSEDNDISPNYPNKFFTDSLGAITGVADAWITVGATGPRKNEELLATFSNYGKASVDVFAPGLYINSTTPHSEYKEEQGTSMASPVVAGLAAMLRSYYPQLTALETKEIIMNSVTKLDDSVRIKLEDGSFKTVKLADISISGGIVNAYKAVQKANEYIIKKKK, encoded by the coding sequence ATGAATTTAAAAAGGCTTCTCTATTTATTTGCTATAGGATTAATACCCACAGTGGGGCATGCTCAAGTACACGAAAATATACCTGCAAATTGGTTTAATTTGGATTTTGAACAAGACTCTGTATTAGGTATAAGTACAGAAAAGACTTACCAAACCTTATTAAAAGATAAAAAATCAACACCTGTTATTGTTGCTGTATTGGACGGAGGAGTGGATGTGAATCACGAAGATCTTAAGCGTGTTTTATGGGTTAATGTCAAAGATAGTATCTCCAATGGAAAAGATAATGACAAAAACGGTTTCATTAATGATAAATATGGCTGGAATTTTATCGGAAATGCGAAGGGTGAGAATGTGCATTTCGATAATTTAGAATTGACAAGATTAATCCGTAAAAATGAGTCTAAATATGCTGAAGTAAGAGCTTCAACAACTATGACAGATAAAGAAAAACGAGATTATAATGCTTATTTGAAAATGGTTGAGGTGTATAACACTAAGCTTGACGAAGCAAGATATGGCTCGTTGAATTATGTTGGATTAAAGGACAACATTGACAACCTAGTAAAAGAGATCAACAAAGATAAATCAGAAATCACTACTGCTGATTTCGACAAGCTTAATCCAATGGGTTCTCGTCAAAAAATAGCAATAAGAATTGCTAAGGAAGAAATCGAAAAAGCTGGTGGATTTCAAAAGTTTTATAACGATCTAAAAGAAGGAGCTGACTATTTCGGTAATCAGGTTGCCTATCACTTAAATAAAGAATATGATTCGCGTTCCATTATCGGAGACAACTACGATGATGCTAGTGAATATCACTATGGTAACTCAGACGTCACTGGTCCTGATGCATTGCATGGAACACATGTCGCAGGTATTATAGCTGCAGATCGTAGCAACAGTATCGGAATTAAAGGAGTAGCAGACAATGTAAAAATCTTATCTGTCCGTCTTGTTCCTGACGGTGATGAACGCGATAAAGATGTGGCAAATGGTATACGTTATGCTGTAGACAATGGTGCTAAAGTTATCAATATGAGTTTTGGAAAGGGATATGCATACAATAAACCAACCGTTGATGCCGCTGTTAAGTACGCTATGTCTAAAGATGTGCTCCTTGTTCATGCTGCAGGAAATGACAGTGAGGATAACGATATATCACCAAATTATCCAAATAAGTTTTTCACAGATAGTTTAGGCGCTATTACAGGTGTTGCAGACGCTTGGATAACTGTGGGGGCAACTGGTCCTCGAAAAAATGAAGAGCTTTTAGCAACATTTTCTAATTATGGAAAAGCATCTGTTGATGTGTTTGCTCCAGGACTATACATCAATTCAACCACACCACATTCTGAATATAAGGAGGAACAAGGTACCAGTATGGCGTCTCCTGTAGTGGCAGGTTTAGCAGCTATGTTACGTTCTTATTATCCACAATTGACGGCTTTGGAAACAAAAGAAATTATTATGAATTCTGTTACAAAACTCGATGATTCTGTGCGTATCAAATTGGAAGATGGATCTTTTAAAACTGTAAAATTAGCAGATATTTCAATTTCTGGAGGTATTGTAAATGCCTATAAAGCTGTTCAAAAAGCAAATGAATATATCATTAAAAAGAAAAAATAA
- the pruA gene encoding L-glutamate gamma-semialdehyde dehydrogenase, translating to MIKGFFNVPTPTNEPVYSYAVGTKERKLLKAAIDEARSIQTDVPMYIGGKEVRTEKKIAINPPHDHKHVLGHYSQGTKSHVMDAINAALAAKNDWENLPWEDRAAIFLKAAELASTKYRYKLNAATMLGQSKNPYQAEIDSACEFTDFLRFNVQYMTEIYAQQPPVSGKGVWNRVEQRPLEGFVFALTPFNFTAIAGNLPSCVAMMGNVVVWKPSNAQIYSAHVLMEIFIEAGLPAGVINLVYVSGPDAGDVIFKHSDFAGIHFTGSTGVFQDIWKTIGENIHLYKTYPRIVGETGGKDFIVVHPTADLQVTNTALVRGAFEYQGQKCSAASRAYVPASMWSALKNAMTADVNSFKIGGTEDFTNFINAVIDEKSFDKIAKYIDRAKESNDAEVVIGGTYDKSKGYFITPTVILAKKSDYETMSEELFGPVLTIFVYEDEKWEETLQIVDKTSIYALTGSVIAKDRYAIAQATHTLRNAAGNFYVNDKCTGAVVGQQPFGGARGSGTNDKAGSMINLLRWVSPRTIKETFNPDTNYKYPFLEEGE from the coding sequence ATGATAAAAGGATTTTTTAATGTACCTACCCCTACTAATGAGCCAGTTTACTCATATGCAGTTGGTACTAAAGAGCGTAAATTATTAAAAGCAGCTATTGATGAAGCACGCTCAATACAAACAGATGTTCCAATGTATATTGGAGGTAAGGAAGTTCGTACGGAAAAGAAAATTGCAATCAACCCACCCCACGATCACAAACATGTATTAGGACACTATAGTCAAGGTACAAAAAGTCATGTTATGGATGCAATTAATGCTGCATTAGCAGCTAAAAATGACTGGGAAAACCTTCCTTGGGAAGATCGTGCTGCAATCTTTTTGAAGGCTGCAGAATTAGCTTCTACCAAATATCGTTATAAATTAAACGCTGCAACGATGTTAGGACAATCAAAAAATCCTTATCAAGCAGAAATTGACTCAGCCTGTGAATTCACAGATTTTTTGCGTTTTAATGTTCAGTATATGACTGAAATCTACGCACAACAACCTCCAGTATCTGGTAAAGGAGTTTGGAATCGTGTAGAACAACGTCCATTGGAAGGGTTTGTGTTTGCTTTAACACCTTTTAACTTTACAGCAATCGCAGGAAATTTACCCTCTTGTGTCGCGATGATGGGAAATGTGGTTGTTTGGAAACCATCAAATGCACAGATTTATTCTGCTCATGTATTGATGGAGATCTTCATTGAAGCAGGTCTGCCAGCAGGCGTAATCAATTTAGTATATGTTTCAGGACCTGATGCAGGCGATGTTATCTTCAAACATTCAGATTTTGCAGGTATCCACTTCACAGGTTCTACTGGAGTATTCCAAGATATTTGGAAAACTATAGGAGAAAACATTCACCTTTATAAAACATATCCTAGAATTGTAGGTGAAACTGGAGGTAAAGATTTTATCGTCGTTCACCCAACTGCAGATTTACAAGTAACCAATACAGCATTAGTACGTGGTGCTTTTGAATATCAAGGACAAAAATGTTCAGCAGCTTCTCGTGCTTATGTTCCTGCATCTATGTGGTCAGCTTTAAAAAATGCGATGACTGCAGATGTTAATTCATTCAAGATTGGTGGAACTGAAGACTTCACAAACTTTATCAATGCGGTCATTGATGAGAAATCATTTGATAAAATTGCTAAATACATAGACCGTGCGAAGGAGTCAAATGACGCTGAGGTTGTGATAGGAGGTACTTATGATAAATCTAAAGGTTATTTTATTACACCAACGGTCATTTTAGCTAAAAAATCAGATTATGAAACAATGTCAGAAGAATTATTCGGGCCAGTTTTAACAATTTTTGTGTATGAAGACGAAAAATGGGAAGAGACATTACAGATTGTTGATAAGACATCTATTTATGCGTTAACAGGCTCTGTTATCGCTAAAGATCGTTATGCTATAGCACAAGCAACACATACATTACGCAATGCAGCAGGTAACTTTTATGTAAATGATAAATGTACTGGTGCAGTAGTAGGACAACAACCATTTGGTGGTGCTCGTGGCTCAGGCACTAATGATAAAGCGGGTTCAATGATCAATTTATTACGTTGGGTATCTCCACGTACGATTAAAGAAACCTTTAATCCAGATACAAATTATAAATATCCGTTCTTAGAAGAAGGAGAATAA
- a CDS encoding endonuclease/exonuclease/phosphatase family protein, whose translation MKKYILSYFILSMLCCSSLILSAQKLKILTYNIHHANPPSEDVRVINLDTIAAIIKKSNADLIGLQEIDIDLSRSQNIDQAKKLAELTGMHYFFSKGINLDAGEYGTVILSKYPIVKTERFELPSPIVSEKRSLAIIHIQVNGKTIKFANTHLDLKEENRLAQSSFILDKFKDDKDLVILVGDLNAKPESQVIQNLDSIFTRSQIKNGFTIPEMNPNREIDFIMLNKANQFKFRKHHVLEETYASDHRPVYVEIYKK comes from the coding sequence ATGAAAAAATATATTCTTTCTTATTTTATTCTTTCCATGTTATGTTGCAGTTCGTTAATACTCTCTGCACAAAAATTAAAGATATTGACGTACAACATCCACCACGCCAACCCTCCTAGTGAAGATGTACGTGTTATCAACCTAGATACCATTGCAGCAATCATAAAAAAATCAAATGCAGATCTAATAGGTCTACAGGAAATAGATATTGACCTAAGCCGATCTCAAAATATTGATCAAGCAAAAAAATTAGCTGAACTTACTGGAATGCATTACTTTTTTTCTAAAGGAATAAATCTAGATGCTGGTGAATATGGAACAGTTATTCTTTCAAAATATCCAATTGTCAAGACAGAACGTTTCGAACTTCCTTCTCCTATCGTCAGTGAAAAGAGAAGTTTAGCGATAATTCATATCCAAGTAAATGGAAAGACAATAAAATTTGCAAATACCCATCTTGATCTGAAAGAAGAAAATAGACTTGCACAAAGTTCTTTCATTCTTGATAAATTTAAGGATGATAAAGACTTAGTTATTCTAGTTGGTGATTTAAATGCAAAACCCGAATCACAAGTTATTCAAAATTTAGATAGCATATTCACAAGGAGTCAGATAAAAAATGGATTCACAATCCCTGAAATGAATCCGAATCGTGAGATTGATTTTATTATGTTAAACAAAGCGAATCAATTCAAATTCAGAAAACATCATGTGTTAGAAGAAACATATGCTAGTGATCATAGACCTGTTTATGTCGAAATATACAAGAAATAA
- a CDS encoding S9 family peptidase: MYKEVTSMIILSTVWGTTPAQESPSGILKLEGIETPVAAVKPHIRSIHNDRVIDNYYWMNDFFKKGPDSDLVIEYLKKENDYTNMVMEPTADLQKQLFNEMKARIKEKDESVPYLKNGYYYYSRTEEGQQYFKFCRKKGNLAAPEEVLLDVDKMAEGYAYYAATGFSISPDNNLMAFAVDTVSRREYTIFIKNLISGEIYKDEISKTSGSSTWANDNKTLFYTAKNPITLLSEKINRHTLGADAITDITVYHEHDNTNYIAVGKSKNGQYIFIQSEGTLSSEIYYLKADDANGTFQSFQARREDVLYHVTALEDRFLIVTNDEAKNFKIMQCPLAKTNKENWTVFIPHREDVLINEIDEFKDFLVISERKNGLTQLAVRNLKDEQQHYLNFGEVAYTVYPSTNLEYNTEKLRYGYTSLVTPSSTFEYDMNSKVKSLLKQQEVLGGYHTQEYITERIFAKAQDGTQIPISIVYKKGIKKDGSAPLLLYAYGSYGASMDPTFSSTRLSLLDRGFIYAIAHIRGGEEMGRQWYEDGKMMKKMNTFTDFIDCGQFLINQKYTSLGHLYAQGGSAGGLLMGAVANLAPQLWNGIIAQVPFVDVVNTMLDDTIPLTTNEYDEWGNPNNKEAYFYMKSYSPYENIQQKSYPNMLVTTGLHDSQVQYFEPAKWIAKLRTMKTDKHILLLKTDMEYGHGGASGRFDYLKDVALNYSFLFTLEHIEK; this comes from the coding sequence ATGTATAAAGAAGTTACAAGTATGATAATCTTAAGTACCGTATGGGGAACAACTCCTGCACAAGAATCTCCATCAGGAATATTGAAATTAGAAGGAATTGAAACTCCTGTGGCAGCTGTAAAGCCGCACATAAGGAGTATACATAACGATCGGGTTATCGATAATTATTATTGGATGAACGATTTTTTTAAAAAAGGTCCCGACTCTGATTTGGTTATAGAGTACTTAAAAAAAGAAAATGACTATACCAATATGGTCATGGAGCCAACAGCGGATCTTCAAAAACAATTGTTCAATGAAATGAAGGCCCGAATAAAGGAAAAGGACGAATCTGTTCCTTATCTGAAAAATGGATATTATTATTACAGCCGTACAGAGGAGGGGCAACAATATTTTAAATTTTGTCGAAAAAAGGGTAATCTAGCTGCTCCAGAGGAGGTTCTATTAGACGTTGATAAAATGGCAGAGGGATATGCCTATTATGCTGCTACAGGATTTTCAATAAGTCCCGATAATAATCTGATGGCTTTTGCTGTTGATACAGTATCTAGAAGAGAATATACAATTTTCATTAAGAACCTGATTTCAGGCGAAATCTATAAAGATGAGATATCGAAAACATCTGGTAGTTCAACTTGGGCTAATGATAACAAAACACTTTTTTATACAGCCAAGAATCCAATTACTTTATTAAGTGAAAAAATTAATAGGCATACCTTAGGCGCTGATGCAATTACTGATATAACGGTCTATCATGAGCACGATAATACAAATTATATAGCTGTTGGTAAATCTAAAAATGGACAATATATTTTTATTCAATCGGAGGGTACGCTTTCTTCAGAGATTTATTATCTTAAAGCAGACGATGCCAACGGTACATTTCAATCATTTCAAGCAAGAAGGGAAGACGTTCTCTACCATGTTACAGCATTAGAAGATCGTTTTTTAATTGTTACGAATGATGAGGCTAAAAATTTTAAAATTATGCAATGTCCATTGGCTAAAACCAATAAGGAAAATTGGACAGTTTTTATCCCACATCGAGAAGATGTTTTGATTAATGAAATTGATGAATTCAAAGATTTTCTTGTTATTTCAGAACGTAAGAATGGCTTAACACAATTAGCCGTTCGCAATTTGAAAGATGAACAACAGCACTATCTTAATTTTGGAGAAGTCGCTTATACGGTCTATCCAAGTACAAATCTAGAGTATAACACCGAAAAATTGCGCTATGGGTATACCTCTTTGGTAACACCTTCTTCCACTTTTGAGTACGATATGAATTCAAAAGTCAAGTCTTTGTTAAAGCAACAGGAAGTCTTAGGAGGATATCATACTCAGGAATATATAACAGAACGCATTTTTGCGAAAGCACAGGACGGTACACAAATTCCAATTTCTATAGTTTATAAAAAAGGAATTAAAAAAGATGGTTCGGCGCCTTTACTCTTATACGCATATGGTTCCTACGGAGCTTCTATGGATCCTACTTTCAGCAGCACCAGATTGAGTTTATTAGATAGAGGATTTATCTATGCAATCGCCCATATTCGTGGTGGAGAAGAAATGGGTAGACAATGGTATGAAGATGGGAAAATGATGAAAAAGATGAATACATTCACAGATTTTATTGATTGTGGACAGTTTTTAATCAACCAAAAATATACAAGTCTTGGACATCTTTATGCTCAAGGCGGAAGTGCTGGCGGATTGTTAATGGGTGCGGTCGCTAACCTAGCCCCCCAACTTTGGAATGGTATTATCGCACAAGTTCCTTTTGTCGATGTGGTCAATACCATGTTGGATGACACCATACCATTAACGACCAACGAATATGACGAATGGGGAAATCCCAATAATAAGGAAGCATATTTTTATATGAAGAGTTATTCCCCTTACGAGAATATTCAGCAAAAATCGTATCCAAATATGCTCGTTACAACTGGGCTTCATGATAGTCAAGTACAATATTTTGAACCTGCAAAATGGATAGCAAAGCTAAGAACGATGAAAACAGATAAGCATATTTTGTTATTGAAAACCGATATGGAATATGGTCATGGGGGAGCTTCAGGTAGATTTGACTATCTCAAAGATGTCGCACTTAATTATTCATTCTTATTTACATTGGAACACATTGAAAAATAA
- the nth gene encoding endonuclease III — protein MLKKDRYNAFVEYFSKNSPDAQTELNYGNPYELLVAVILSAQCTDKRINLVTPKLFEQFPTVEALANSTPEEVFTYIRSVSYPNNKAKHLVGMAKMLVDVFHSVVPEKIEDLIKLPGVGRKTANVISSVVYNKPAMAVDTHVFRVSNRLGLTSRATTPLAVEKQLVKYLPVDTIAIAHHWLILHGRYVCLARKPKCDVCAITYMCKYFEKIYRVKETKEKIS, from the coding sequence ATGTTGAAAAAAGATAGATATAACGCTTTTGTAGAATATTTTTCTAAAAATAGCCCAGATGCACAAACAGAATTAAACTACGGTAATCCTTATGAATTATTAGTTGCTGTTATACTATCTGCCCAATGTACAGATAAACGAATAAATTTAGTTACTCCTAAACTTTTTGAACAATTCCCTACTGTTGAAGCTTTGGCAAACAGTACGCCCGAAGAAGTGTTTACCTACATCAGATCTGTCAGTTACCCAAACAATAAAGCCAAACATTTGGTTGGGATGGCAAAGATGTTGGTCGATGTCTTTCATTCTGTTGTTCCTGAAAAAATAGAAGATTTAATCAAGTTACCTGGTGTAGGAAGAAAAACTGCTAATGTTATTTCCTCAGTTGTTTATAACAAACCAGCTATGGCCGTCGACACACATGTCTTTCGTGTAAGTAATCGACTAGGATTAACAAGCAGAGCTACAACTCCATTAGCCGTTGAAAAACAGTTGGTCAAATATTTACCTGTAGATACTATTGCTATTGCACACCATTGGTTGATTTTACATGGACGTTATGTTTGCTTAGCTCGAAAACCAAAATGTGACGTATGTGCGATTACCTACATGTGTAAATACTTTGAAAAGATTTATCGAGTTAAAGAAACTAAAGAAAAAATTAGTTAA
- the recA gene encoding recombinase RecA, with protein sequence MSSPDKLKALQLTLDKLEKSYGKGAIMKLGDTAVEPIESISTGSLGLDIALGIGGVPKGRIIEIYGPESSGKTTLATHIVAEAQKLGGIAAIIDAEHAFDKYYAQKLGVDVENLLIAQPDNGEQGLEIADNLIRSGAIDVIVIDSVAALVPKGEIEGEMGDSKMGLQARLMSQALRKLTGTISKTNCCCIFINQLREKIGVMFGNPETTTGGNALKFYASVRLDIRRTSQIKDSDEVSGNRVKVKIVKNKVAPPFRIAEFDIMFGEGISKVGEIIDLGVEYNIIKKAGSWFSYGETKLGQGRDAVKALLHDNPDLADELEAKIRAEVSGVDPNLVSEEG encoded by the coding sequence ATGAGCAGTCCAGACAAATTAAAAGCGTTACAGCTAACATTAGATAAATTAGAAAAATCATATGGTAAAGGCGCCATTATGAAATTAGGTGACACAGCTGTTGAGCCAATCGAATCAATCTCAACAGGTTCTTTGGGTCTTGATATTGCATTAGGTATTGGCGGTGTTCCAAAGGGGCGTATTATTGAAATCTATGGCCCTGAGTCTTCAGGTAAAACAACTTTAGCGACTCATATCGTTGCTGAAGCTCAAAAGTTAGGAGGTATTGCAGCAATTATAGATGCTGAACATGCCTTTGATAAATATTACGCTCAGAAATTAGGCGTTGATGTAGAAAATCTATTGATTGCACAACCTGATAATGGTGAGCAAGGGTTAGAAATTGCGGATAACTTAATTCGCTCAGGAGCTATTGATGTTATCGTCATTGACTCCGTTGCAGCTTTAGTACCTAAAGGTGAGATTGAAGGTGAGATGGGAGATTCCAAAATGGGACTTCAGGCACGTTTAATGTCTCAAGCTTTACGTAAATTAACAGGTACTATTTCAAAAACTAATTGCTGTTGTATTTTTATCAACCAATTACGTGAAAAAATCGGTGTTATGTTTGGTAATCCAGAAACAACGACTGGTGGTAACGCATTAAAATTCTACGCTTCTGTACGTTTGGATATTCGTCGTACTTCTCAAATCAAAGATTCAGATGAAGTGTCTGGTAACCGCGTAAAAGTAAAAATTGTTAAAAATAAAGTAGCTCCTCCATTCCGTATCGCAGAATTTGATATCATGTTTGGCGAAGGTATTTCTAAAGTTGGTGAAATCATCGATTTAGGAGTTGAATATAATATCATTAAAAAAGCAGGTTCATGGTTTAGCTATGGAGAAACGAAATTGGGACAAGGTCGTGATGCCGTAAAAGCATTATTACATGACAATCCTGATTTAGCAGATGAATTAGAAGCTAAAATTAGAGCGGAAGTTTCTGGTGTAGATCCTAATCTAGTTTCAGAAGAAGGTTAA
- the msrA gene encoding peptide-methionine (S)-S-oxide reductase MsrA, with translation MTFSLWASCQSKITKKATDSFAHLPESQQGKLDTATFAGGCFWCVEAQFKTLDGVKKVISGYTGGEVKNPTYSQVSTGATGHAEAINVLYDPKKITFDKLLEAFFIAHDPTQLNRQGNDVGTQYRSAIFIHDKQQLDKVKYYLKKMEEEKLYDRPIVTEINAFKVFYPAEDYHQNYYANNKNESYCQYVIKPKLEKFKHIFTSTTKD, from the coding sequence ATGACTTTTAGTCTTTGGGCTTCCTGTCAATCTAAGATTACAAAAAAAGCAACTGATTCTTTTGCTCATTTGCCAGAATCACAACAAGGAAAATTGGATACTGCAACTTTTGCAGGAGGATGTTTTTGGTGTGTGGAAGCTCAGTTTAAAACATTAGACGGGGTAAAAAAAGTCATTTCTGGTTATACGGGAGGGGAAGTCAAAAATCCAACCTATTCACAGGTCAGTACAGGAGCTACTGGGCATGCAGAAGCGATCAATGTGTTATATGATCCTAAAAAAATTACATTCGATAAGCTACTGGAAGCATTTTTTATAGCACATGATCCTACACAATTAAATCGTCAAGGAAATGATGTTGGTACACAATATCGGTCAGCAATTTTTATACATGACAAACAGCAATTAGATAAGGTAAAGTATTACTTAAAAAAAATGGAGGAAGAGAAACTCTATGATCGACCTATTGTGACAGAAATTAATGCTTTTAAGGTTTTTTATCCAGCAGAAGATTATCATCAAAATTACTACGCTAATAATAAAAATGAAAGCTATTGTCAGTACGTGATTAAACCAAAATTGGAAAAGTTTAAACATATTTTTACCAGTACAACCAAAGACTAA
- a CDS encoding superoxide dismutase: MAFELEALPYAADALEPHIDKTTMEIHHDRHHQAYVDNLNKAIAGTDAESLSLDDIVKNISKYPAAVRNNGGGHYNHKLFWTVLGPNAGGEPTGDLANAINETFGSFAELKTQLQNAGATRFGSGWSWLIVNAEGKLQVTSTPNQDNPLMDVAEVKGTPILGIDVWEHAYYLKFQNKRPAYLEEIFNVINWDAVAKNYAAAK; the protein is encoded by the coding sequence ATGGCATTTGAATTAGAAGCGTTACCATACGCAGCAGACGCATTGGAACCACATATTGATAAAACTACTATGGAAATCCACCATGATAGACATCATCAAGCTTACGTTGACAACTTAAACAAAGCAATCGCTGGTACAGATGCAGAAAGTTTGTCTTTAGACGATATCGTAAAAAATATTAGTAAATACCCTGCGGCAGTTCGTAACAATGGTGGCGGACATTACAATCACAAGTTATTTTGGACAGTATTAGGTCCAAATGCTGGTGGTGAACCAACTGGTGATTTAGCAAATGCTATTAACGAAACTTTTGGATCTTTTGCGGAATTGAAAACACAATTACAGAATGCTGGAGCTACTCGTTTTGGGTCAGGTTGGTCTTGGTTAATTGTCAATGCGGAAGGTAAATTACAAGTAACATCTACACCAAATCAAGATAATCCATTGATGGATGTTGCCGAAGTAAAAGGTACTCCAATTTTAGGTATCGACGTTTGGGAGCATGCTTATTACTTGAAGTTCCAAAATAAACGTCCAGCTTATTTGGAAGAAATCTTCAATGTAATCAACTGGGATGCTGTAGCAAAAAATTATGCTGCTGCTAAATAA
- a CDS encoding nucleoside deaminase, with product MRYIDFEGTSVDNADEFFMQQALKEAKLAFDEGEVPIGAVIVHKGNIIGRGHNLTQRLNDVTAHAEMQAFTAAANHLGGKYLIDCTLYVTIEPCVMCAGAAYWTHISRIVFGAKDEKRGYSHFHNKILHPKTTVESGKLEEDCAELVKSFFRQKR from the coding sequence ATGCGTTATATAGATTTTGAGGGAACATCTGTAGATAATGCAGATGAATTTTTTATGCAACAGGCGTTAAAAGAAGCAAAATTGGCGTTTGATGAAGGTGAGGTACCTATTGGTGCAGTGATTGTTCATAAAGGTAATATTATTGGTAGAGGTCATAATTTGACTCAACGCTTAAATGATGTCACCGCACATGCAGAAATGCAAGCTTTCACAGCAGCAGCAAATCACTTAGGAGGTAAATATTTGATAGATTGTACACTCTATGTGACAATAGAGCCATGTGTGATGTGTGCGGGTGCAGCTTACTGGACGCACATATCCAGAATTGTATTTGGCGCTAAAGACGAGAAGAGAGGTTACTCACATTTTCATAATAAAATTCTTCATCCGAAAACAACTGTTGAATCGGGAAAGCTTGAAGAAGATTGTGCCGAACTCGTTAAATCATTTTTTCGTCAAAAACGATAA
- a CDS encoding GNAT family N-acetyltransferase, which translates to MTNSDFLIIPAKPEHTHYADQICDEMFESAKARGTGIARRKPEYVANKMMEGKAVIALHRDGRWAGFCYIETWGHGDYVANSGLIVSPEFRKVGLAKAIKKRVFELSREKYPHAKIFGLTTGLAVMKINSELGYEPVTYSELTQDEEFWKGCQSCVNYDILLSKDRKNCMCTAMLWDPVDKERELKEKIQRKAEAKERLERITQKQSLLKRIEAKLWRSVKKFIAANFPKNKKVIKEF; encoded by the coding sequence ATGACTAATTCAGATTTTTTAATTATTCCCGCAAAACCAGAGCATACACATTATGCTGATCAAATTTGTGATGAAATGTTCGAGTCCGCAAAAGCTCGAGGAACTGGTATTGCTCGTCGTAAGCCAGAATACGTTGCCAATAAAATGATGGAAGGGAAAGCAGTAATTGCTTTACATCGAGACGGCAGATGGGCTGGTTTTTGCTATATTGAAACATGGGGCCATGGTGACTATGTGGCGAATTCAGGCTTAATTGTGAGCCCTGAATTTCGTAAAGTTGGGTTAGCCAAAGCGATTAAGAAAAGAGTTTTCGAACTTTCTCGTGAAAAATATCCACACGCAAAGATTTTTGGTTTAACGACAGGCTTGGCAGTTATGAAAATTAACTCTGAACTAGGATATGAACCCGTTACCTATTCGGAATTGACACAGGATGAGGAGTTCTGGAAAGGATGTCAGAGCTGTGTGAATTACGATATCTTGTTGAGCAAAGATCGAAAAAACTGCATGTGTACAGCCATGCTATGGGATCCTGTTGATAAAGAACGTGAATTGAAAGAAAAGATCCAACGTAAAGCAGAGGCAAAGGAAAGATTAGAACGTATTACGCAAAAACAATCTTTATTGAAGCGTATAGAGGCAAAATTATGGAGATCAGTAAAGAAATTTATTGCTGCAAATTTTCCTAAAAATAAAAAAGTAATTAAGGAGTTTTAA